The following coding sequences lie in one Arachis ipaensis cultivar K30076 chromosome B03, Araip1.1, whole genome shotgun sequence genomic window:
- the LOC110270499 gene encoding uncharacterized protein LOC110270499 yields MATPSEPPPLFIRGERKEIERNRGRGRRNKRREEGEERPHGKAWSCRRIAVASLSQGRERDEPAHEIATEKNGDVLPLPSCTVLPLEPIGTFAVESRRCRHCRRRGGKREGRPRSNRYVEEGGAVTPSLSNCHRRSSSLSLPASHSTLALLRWGLSPASPCSSELVVLLWESLSEERNCRHRCSIVSFTVDVGRSLELLMLHPLFSFSLE; encoded by the exons ATGGCAACACCATCGGAACCTCCGCCCTTATTCATTCGGGGG gaaagaaaagagatAGAAAGAAACAGAGGGAGAGGGAGACGGAATAAGAGAAGAGAGGAGGGAGAAGAGAGACCGCACGGCAAGGCTTGGTCATGCCGCCGCATCGCTGTCGCGTCATTGTcacaggggagagagagagatgagccCGCACACGAGATTGCGACGGAGAAGAATGGAGATGTACTGCCATTACCGTCATGCACCGTCCTGCCTCTGGAGCCAATTGGAACCTTTGCCGTCGAGTCACGCCGTTGCCGTCATTGTCGTCGCCGCGGCGGCAAGCGTGAGGGTCGACCAAGGAGCAATAGGTATGTGGAGGAGGGAGGAGCTGTTACACCGTCGTTGAGCAACTGCCACCGCCGGAGCTCGTCGTTGAGCCTGCCTGCTTCGCATTCTACCCTTGCTCTGCTCCGCTGGGGGCTGAGCCCTGCCTCTCCTTGTTCATCAGAGCTTGTGGTGTTGCTGTGGGAGTCGCTGTCAGAGGAGAGGAACTGCCGCCACCGCTGTTCCATTGTGTCCTTCACCGTCGACGTCGGGCGGTCACTGGAGTTGCTGATGCTCCatcccttattttctttttctttg GAATAA